taaatttataaggtaattattattataaagttaCACATTTTGACATTTGTAGTAAGAACATGAGAGGATACCTGGAGTGTGTTGGGATTTGGGCGGAAGAGAAAGGAGCCCTTGGAATTgggaaacaaatgaaattatcTGCATGGTCCTTGTACTCATGGAGGGACTGTTAACTTCTGAACCAACAATGCTGAAATGCAGGGtcaaaaatcaacattaacttGATGAATAAttgtttgaaaaagaaaaagtaagaaaactttattaatataaaagagaGCAAAGGAGCACAACCATACAGAAGTTGTATAAAGGAATATTAATCAAGCTTgattaaaattcttcttttatcCAATACCTAAGGGTGGGCGTCGGTTCGGTTAAGTTTGGTTTCGGGATAAATTTTCGGTTTTGGATCAGTTCGggatcaaaaattaaaaaaaaaaccctttggttttttttttaaaaataaaatcttatccAAAACCGATAGGTTGGTTTTGGTTTTCGGTTTCTAATCAGTTTCTGTTTTCTTAATGGTTTTATTTATGCAATCAGTTTTTCGGTTCATCTTAACGGTTTGGTTTTCGATTTGATTTTTTGGatcattttctatttcaaaCCATGTACAATAATTTCCTCATTTTCAATAACTATATAATATATTCAAAACATGTACAATCtacaatttcatcaattactactacatcattaaaataaaataatttacaaaatcatcCTTCATAATCTCCTCTACaacattgttattttcttccatCCTGCACACAAGGCCTACTATAATCAATGtataatcaaacaaaaataaaataatttacaaatttgtacttttttttaaaaaaggcaAGAATTATGGACTAAAGCGAAGAATTTTCAGAATTATAgttactatttttaatatcaaaagtTTTGGCCtaaaatgtaaatgaaataaaataagtatttgTGCCGTAATAGCAATTAGCAAAACATTAGGGACTGCAATCATATTTTATCTTGTTGACCTTTGGTCGAGGACTATTATGAAAAGTTAGcaaacaaatcaaatcataATAGAATTCCTATATGCAAACATATCCTAAATATTGggctataataaaattttatgaaaaaaaggaTCTAAATGATATTATCTCTCCTTCATCTTCAACATTTCGTGATTTTCTCACTCCTCACCCAGCACTGCCAGGAGCACAAAatccaaatgaaaaaattgaaaaaaatacaataacatACTCATATTcaaacaaaactaataaaactaaataatattaataacttaaaCAAACATGAAATAAGAGCATATCAAAGAgccatttcaaaaaaaaaaaaaaccagacccatttcaaaaaaaaaagaaaagaaaaactgaGCAAGTTAGTCACGAATGGAAACAAACTTATTACCTGACTGGCTAGCTATCGACGGACTAAGGAATGAAATGAAGCGGAAGGTCGGCAGTAAGGAGAACGGGCAAAGGCAAATGCGAGTTAGGGTTTGGGTTGTGGGTAAGCGATTATGCTGCAGCTGAaactgagagagagagagtggtgCAAACTGCAAATGTTTAacttgtgtatatatatatatatattctagcAAAATTACGAAAATACCTTAAATTCGATTCAGTTcggattttataattttttattcgaaaattgaaccgaaccgaaccacTCAGTTCGGTATTTataaatctgaattttttgtttaaaaaaaccAAACCGAAACCCAAAAAAACCCATCCggaccaaattttttttggtttcggATCGgctttgcccacccctaccaATACTAAAAGATGAAACCCAATATTCCTGTTGTAGTATATGGTGAGAACTGTGAAGTGCAGGAAGTAGTTTCCTAAGAGAGATGATTGAAtgctcttaattttttttttagaaaatcattttatttttaataaaagtttaattttttttaataaagaatttcatttgtttttattaagttGTGTCtcatatttactaataaaaggAAGTTATTTGGGTATATAATTAGGATACCTCATCTAATATGCTAGTATGATAAATCTCTCATCTAATATGCTagtattttgggttaaataccTATAAATTCTAAGCCGAGTCCACAACAGTCCCCAGATAATTGGATTTTAGTCCTAGCTACACCATTAGATTGAATAGAAGTGCAAATAAGTTGAACtcttttttcattcattttagttttttttttttttcacatacaTTGAAAAAGGATAACTCTGTCGTGATTGTCATGGCAGAGCCTATTTCAAACAGTGGTGTATGCTAAAGGAAATTATCATGAGATGAGTGATAAATCATACAATCAGTAGCTACAGCCCACCGTTAATCAGCCACATAGCCACAAATATTATTGGCGGCAAATATCTCAACAAAATCACAATAAAAATGAGCATCCTCGAAGATTTGTCATCAACAATCCCTTATTCTAGACACCATCTTTATTTTGAGTAAGTATCCTTGATATTCCTTATGTACAAATGATTCCATTCCTTAATGTAAATAGGACAGCCTGTCTAGCCATTACTCTAAGGTTACGTTTACTTGCCGGATTCAGGAATGAGAATCTGGAATTGGAATGATTCCTATgtttacttattaaaataaagaggggaatgtgaattatttttgtagaCACACAATAATTCGGGAATCAAGAATGGGAACTTGATTCCCAAGGCCCGAATCATACTTCCATTCCCGAAATTTCCTATTCTACcctcataaattttttattatttcaaaaataccctcacttcaaataaaaatacaaatagcgaaaaattaaaaaaaaaatccctaaaAACGTAaacactctctctctcgcaCAAACCAAAAGCTTCCATCACATCTCCCTCCCCTGCTTTCATCGCGTCATCGGCACTCCCTCTCTCTCGCGCATCAGTCACCGCCTCACCAGACGGATTTGTCACTCTCTGGCCGGATTCATCAGCTCACTGGCCTGATTCATCACTCGTTTTCTTCTTTCCCGTTATCTCACTGGCCGGAATCATCAGCTTGTCACCGACCCGCCACTTCTGCTCGGTTTCTCTCGGATTCGTCAGCCCGGTTCTCTCGCGTCACTCACCAGTCCGATTTGTCGTCGGTTGCTGATCGGTTTCTCTCTGATTCTGTTgatgttgttgatgatgatgttaatgatgttgttgatgatgatgttgatgatgatgttgatCATCTAATTGTGATGATGATGTtgttgatgaagaagatgaaattgaCGATGGAGAGAAGTAACAAAGAAATTgcagaagagagagaaagaaaaaagagaagaagaagaagaagataaaagaataaaaaaacaaaagatagataaaatgatataaaaaataaaagaggaaaaaaattattattattattattgtgatgGCAATTTGCTGGAGAAGTTGCCCTTTGTTGATTTTGGAccatacaaattttatatttataataataaaattaaccaacaataataataatattaaaatattctaattattgttaatattattattttttaacaaaaaataatatattattatattattattattattaattgtttaatttattatgtataataataataataataacaataataataatattttattaattttattattattatcatccttaatttattttatcattataagCAATAgggatattttagtaatttgaaatagtttattctaattccaggataaagtaaacacatcaatggaAATGAAATTCATTTCGATTCCGATTCCAACAGCTTAATTAAACAACTTATCCTGATTCCTATTTTTCATTCCGATTCCAACTCATTCCGATTCCAGTCCATTCCGATTCCAGCTCATTCCCAATCCAAgaagtaaacgcaccataagAGATTTGGCTGGCTTTGACACTTGTATATAAGCTTGTAACCCTCTCGTTCTTTGCAagaaataagataatattttcagcatgatatttcttttcaatgagatcaaagaaatgaaaagagaTATAGTCTATTAGGTTGGTAAATCTACTGAAACAATATTGTTTCCAATCAACTCCGAGATACAAACAATTGAACAACGTTCAGAAATCGAAAATCATTTATTACCAGcaagatttattattatacgcTAGACATATGGCTTTAACAGTCACATTACCAatacatttttaatcatgGTAGGTAGGTGCTGGAATGTATACAATATTATCAGCCTGGAAGAAATGGCAGACGTGGGAGCTCCCTGGCTCGATCCCAAGCACAAGAAACGATGCATGATCTCGACTCCAATGAGACGTATCCATGTGGCAAACTGCTACAGCTTCCACTCTATCTCCATTATCACCACCTAATGAAACACCGAATAACTTGTTCTCAGTCATTTGGCTGTGGCAGTAgaagattgcataagggtaaGGCATGATATGACATGCCACCATCTTGGGAGCAAACATTGGTTTAGGCACTTGTAAAATAgtgtaattttggaaaatggtaGTTGATTTTGTGAGAAATGTTGTGTTTAGAACTTGGAATTTGGTCTCCAATCCGAAAGTTCCGTGTACAAAATCAAGCATGGATTCCAAAGAGGTAGCACAAATTTTGGTTTCTCCTTCGATGGGAGGAACTTCGCAATGATTCAGGGTCCCTTCCATGGCTTTGGCTAGGGGTGAGTCATCTGAGAACgagaagaattgaagaaggTAAGGCAGTTGTTTCAATGAAAATGGAATGGAATCTGCTTCTTCTCTAGGCAAAGCCTGAGGATAAGCTGAAGGATCTCTCTTGCGAAAATAAATCGGCATCGTTTCGCCAATCTTTAGATCCTTCAAGGTGAAGAATACCATCGTTGAAGGGTCCATGTGATTCATGTGGGATGGTATTGAATGAGAATCATGAAGATTCTCCGAAAGCACCGGAGCACACTGTAAAACAGTTCAGCAATTCAATATCACAACATAGATGAAAAATCAACAACACAAGTTCTATAAAGTGTAAAAATGAAGgaacaaaatatatctttttgAGTTATTGCTTTAAGACGTACAACACTTATGTACATGTATTGCAAAGTAAGCCACTTAATTAGCACACATTGAGGATTATTACCAGAAAGAGTAGAGAAAGAAGGAGGTTCCAAGCTGAAAATCTTAACCCCATCTCTTTTCTATTATCGAAGTTTCTTATGTATTTTagtaatgtttttttttcagggAGAGGAAACACAGATAACAAGTGAAGCAGAAAGAGAAGAGATTGTGTAACTATATATGTCAACAACCATACGATGTGTGTTAACTTTCAAGTGGAAATTTATAGCCTGCATAAGCTGAACTTGTTATACTGTGCTGATTAATTGAATCACAACACAGTTTGAATAATGACCTTAATAGTCCAATCCAGCAAAGAATTCAGCACTCCAATCATATGGGGACACACGTATTGCACCTTCATCATGTCTGGGGATTTTAATAGTTTTGACTGAGTGAATGATTACTTCAATTAATAACATTGCATATTAGATTACTAGAGCTAAAAttgatttcttattaaaaattttacttgcAATTTGGAAACTCTCTTTGACACATTAATTACAGACTCGAAATCTGTATCAATATTCCCCATACATAGACAGAACTGAGCAGAAAAAGTGGGAAGGCAGATCGTAAACAAATTCGACATGGCAGTTTCCAAGGATGAATAGCATTTTTTTCATTCGAAAATGGGATAATATATCATTGAGTCACGTAATGTACACtaatggtgcgtttacttcaTGGAATGAGAATATGGAATCGGAATGGGCTGAGAATAAGAATGAGCTGGAATGGAAACGAGGAATAGGAATGAGATTTCAATATTTACtggacaaaaataaatgagaatgagaatgagaatcaatttactaaaatatacataatattaaataatgtacttttcattaactagatacatatataaatattattataaaaatgatattaattaaaaaataaaattaataataataaatgttcataatgataatattaataaaaataaaaataacaataattaataataactaaaataataaagttaataaaattttttaataataataataatgacatttaaaataataaaattaattgtgatttgaacgACGGTAATTcggaaaatatgaaaaaattagagagatacaaaaataaatatgcatttcattcacattccttcattctcattcccaacACCCCAAGTGAATGAGATTTCCATTCCTTATTCTCAAATTGTATGAGACTCACATATTTTACTCACATTcccaaattatattttaccaaGTAAACATagatttcattctcattccttaaACCCTCAAGTAAACATACCATAAAGCTCTTCTCAACCTAGTGTGCGTCGGATATGTGAACTCGGGGCTCCAG
This window of the Citrus sinensis cultivar Valencia sweet orange chromosome 8, DVS_A1.0, whole genome shotgun sequence genome carries:
- the LOC102613109 gene encoding BURP domain-containing protein BNM2A-like, with the translated sequence MGLRFSAWNLLLSLLFLCAPVLSENLHDSHSIPSHMNHMDPSTMVFFTLKDLKIGETMPIYFRKRDPSAYPQALPREEADSIPFSLKQLPYLLQFFSFSDDSPLAKAMEGTLNHCEVPPIEGETKICATSLESMLDFVHGTFGLETKFQVLNTTFLTKSTTIFQNYTILQVPKPMFAPKMVACHIMPYPYAIFYCHSQMTENKLFGVSLGGDNGDRVEAVAVCHMDTSHWSRDHASFLVLGIEPGSSHVCHFFQADNIVYIPAPTYHD